The following is a genomic window from Nicotiana tabacum cultivar K326 chromosome 3, ASM71507v2, whole genome shotgun sequence.
GTTATACAATAGATCATACAGAatgatacatatattatatatctgtCAACAATTTTTTGTTTAAGTAGTTAGGTGTGaactatttaagttaattcttctattttttttgcaCTAAAGTCGCATCCATCCATCATCTACATCCTTAATTACCATTTGCCTGTTGTTTATTGGATGAATTATGTGTGCCTAGTTATCAGGGATTTAACTAGTTATATACAACggcatgcaacatatttttttgcTATCAATGTAATCTTAtctatagatatatatatatatatatatatatatatatatatatatatatatatatatatatatatatatatatatatatatatatatatatatatatatatatatatatatatatatatatatatatatatatatatatatatatatatatatatatatatatatatatatatatatatatatatatatatatatatatatatatatatatatatatatatatataagcaagaCTTTTTGGTTTGCTAGCGTGCCCTTTTCCTGTCAATTCTCAAGCTTTCTGCTACGGTAGAAGATAATTACGTACTACTAACAAGCAACAGAAATACTCACCGCTCTCATTATTTTAGAGAATTTATTTTGAACTGCAACTTTTACGcaaatatgacatataattaAGGATGTCATTAATTATATATAAACGAAAAAGATAAGCAACATAGGCAAACACTTGGTCAATAACCAAAGTCTTATATATATCCATCTTGCTACTTGCCAGCTAGGTAGTTAAATACTAATTAGCACTAATGCACTAGTAAAGCAAGGACAAAAACTAAAGATTGATGTACACACATTAATTAGTTAGGTCCTATCTACATATAATAATATACAGAAATTTGGGGCTTAATTCTAAAGTTGAAAATTAATCACATATCATATGGCATGTATAAATTAACCCATTCCAATCCCTGAGAGTAAGTGTTTTCTGGGACATAAAATGTATTATCAAATCCTTCCATTCCAAAATCCCCAAGAAAAGGAGGTTCCATATTGGCTGCTTCCATTGAGAGTGATGAAGTAGTTGGGCTATTACTTGAATTTAGCCCATCACATCTCTCCATCAGCAGCCTTTGTATCTCTTTCTCTGCTTCAGACAACTGTTCCTTCAGCTTCAAAATCTGCACCAAAAATTCTGTATGACTCAGCTAGCTGTCATATAGTATAGAATTTAAGCTAAAAACTATGATTCGCACTAATATAAAACTCACAATACTATATCAACTTATTTATATATATGATACTGTAAACTTTTTAACAAGATCAATGTAAATTTACCTGTTTTTGCATATTGTCTGCTTTATTGGTAAAGTTCAATTTATTACAGACAATtacttataattatattttaggtGTTCTAATTGTATAATATATTGAAATGAAATCGCTTCATATTTCCCCTAACTTATGTACAAAATAATGTGGCACGTCCAAGTGTGAAGAAAAGACATATTGGCATGTGAGGGCCTGTACTAAGCCACCTTAAACAATGGTGTACGGAGGAGTGTTAATTGGAGGATTTAATATCTTTTGCTGCCTTACCCCTCATTCTATCCTCAAAAAATCTTACTTGGTGGGTGAGATTATactgcattgttgttgttgttatagctTACACGTCTACTTAactcaggggcggagctagagtgtCGGAAACAAGTTCGGCCGAACCCAATAACTTTAGTTCGAATCTTGTATTTGTcatctttaaaaaattattaaatatatataaattattaatttagaaccccaTAACTTACAACAATTAGAATCTCAAATACATAAGCTTGAAATCTTGATTCCGCCTCTGACTTAACTCATTTCTCAATCTTCAATTTTTCTGTCCACATGCAACACACCTAATTGGCCTTTTTTCAGCTTATAGTCCATGCTTGTCAATACATGGCAtgtctctatttttattttattactacTACATTCTTTTTTTGGACACATAGGTCCGGATTTCTCATGTACATATTGCTTCTTGCATTCCTTTATTTGAACATCATTTCATTTCTAACAACTTTAACAACTCTTAAGATTTctaataaatattataatattcAACTTAATTTTAAAAATCTTGTTGATTTTTTATTATCAAACTACTAACTTTTATCAATTACTTAAATAATTTGTATTCAGTAAAATGCCATAATAAATATGAAATCATTGGAAAATATTTAGGACCGCATACATAAAGGAACAGGCAAAACAGAAGGAGAAAAGGACCCATCCGTAATTATTCTGCATCTTAAAAACTATATTTAATTTGAAACCGCAAAACCAAGATAAAGAACACTGTTCATATGACCTATTATGCATAAAAAAtgaattgtctttttttttttcattaacaAACATGATCTTCGTTTTCCCCAAAGTGGGAGCTGTTTTTAACTTACATAAATTATACTcgaattttctttttcatattagGAGTATATTTAACCTGTTATAGTGAAATAAAAtgtttgatttattttttaaGTAGTTAGTTTCATAAAAGGAAATTTTACACTATTAGCGCATAGAacttaaattcaagaaaaaaaacGAATCAAACCTCATTTTCAAGACGGCATTTATCAACAATGTTAGTGTCATGTTCAGTCTTCAACTTAGAGTATTCCTCCTCCAACTTCTTGCTCTTCCATCTAGCCCTTCTGTTCTGAAACCAGACAGCAACTTGCCTAGGATCAAGCCCCAGCTCAGAGGCAAGCTTGTCTTTCCTCTCAGATTCCAGTTTGTGTTCGCTCCCAAAGCTCTGTTCAAGCAGATTCACTTGTTCTTCACTAAGCTTTCTTTTCCTCATAATCCCACTTGATTCTCCTTTGCTCTTCTTTCTTCTCCTCCGTGGTTTCGCCTCTCCTAATAAACACACCAAAACATCCATCTCTTTAATTAAAGCATTGGACGTAATTACAAGAGTTCATGATTAaaaaaaggcagcccggtgcactaagctcccgctatgcgcgaggtccggggaagggtcggaccacaagggtctatcatacgcagccttaccctgcatttctgccagaggctatttccacggctcgaaaccgtgacctcctgattacatgacAACAAGAGTTACACGATAAGTAACTAAATTCTCATAATAAATGGGACTATAGTTACTTGAAAGAAAAATGAAGCAGACAACCTACGACTATAACATGTTAAGTTACACTGATACAGTAAAAATTCTTTTACACTGACATATAGGTTAAACTTTATACTATATATAAAAGTAAAGTCATTGTACTAACCTTGTTCTGGTAACTCTTGAGTGTAGATACCAGGATAGTACTGAGAAATGAGTACCATTTGATCATCCACCTGAAGATTCATGCTGCTACTCATTATCATTAGGTTT
Proteins encoded in this region:
- the LOC107822868 gene encoding homeobox-leucine zipper protein ATHB-40-like, with the protein product MIMSSSMNLQVDDQMVLISQYYPGIYTQELPEQGEAKPRRRRKKSKGESSGIMRKRKLSEEQVNLLEQSFGSEHKLESERKDKLASELGLDPRQVAVWFQNRRARWKSKKLEEEYSKLKTEHDTNIVDKCRLENEILKLKEQLSEAEKEIQRLLMERCDGLNSSNSPTTSSLSMEAANMEPPFLGDFGMEGFDNTFYVPENTYSQGLEWVNLYMPYDM